Proteins from a genomic interval of Bdellovibrionales bacterium:
- the pflA gene encoding pyruvate formate-lyase-activating protein, whose amino-acid sequence MLKSYEGYVHSVETAGTVDGPGMRFVAFLAGCPMRCLYCHNPDTRHLKHGKLTQAADLIAEIAQYKDFLQKTGGGVTITGGEPLFQHAFVTEVFKGCKELGLHTALDTSGYIGKIVKQALLDVTDLVLLDIKSFDPDTYAKVTGRKLEPTLDFARLLAAQRKPMWVRCVIVPNLTDDLDVLSRLADFLAALGNVEKVEVLPFHKMGEVKWQQLGLPYTLSETQPPSPDLIRAIHALFKKRGLSVL is encoded by the coding sequence ATGCTTAAATCCTATGAAGGTTATGTGCACTCTGTTGAAACGGCGGGTACTGTTGATGGACCCGGTATGCGCTTTGTCGCCTTTCTGGCGGGCTGTCCCATGCGTTGCCTATATTGCCACAATCCCGATACACGCCACCTCAAACACGGGAAGCTCACGCAGGCCGCCGACCTGATTGCTGAAATCGCTCAGTATAAGGATTTCCTTCAAAAAACTGGCGGCGGCGTTACCATCACGGGCGGTGAGCCTTTATTCCAGCATGCGTTTGTGACGGAAGTTTTCAAAGGATGTAAAGAACTTGGTCTTCACACGGCGCTTGATACGTCGGGGTACATTGGCAAAATCGTCAAGCAGGCTTTGTTGGATGTGACTGATCTGGTTCTGCTGGACATCAAGTCTTTTGATCCCGATACTTACGCCAAAGTGACGGGCCGTAAGCTGGAGCCGACGTTGGACTTCGCCCGCCTTTTGGCCGCGCAGCGCAAGCCGATGTGGGTGCGCTGCGTGATCGTGCCGAACCTGACGGATGATCTGGATGTTTTATCGCGCCTCGCGGATTTTCTAGCTGCCCTTGGCAATGTCGAAAAAGTGGAGGTATTGCCCTTCCACAAAATGGGGGAAGTTAAGTGGCAACAGCTAGGTTTGCCCTATACGCTTTCCGAAACGCAGCCACCCTCTCCCGATCTGATCCGCGCCATCCACGCTCTTTTTAAAAAGCGCGGCTTATCAGTTTTATAA